Proteins found in one Kluyveromyces marxianus DMKU3-1042 DNA, complete genome, chromosome 2 genomic segment:
- the PEX11 gene encoding Pex11p: MVCDTIVYHPTITKFISLLNKTAGREKILRLLQYLTRFLAVQYKSGLSRQLQVEFGTVRKLLRFFKPLNHVQDAAKLYDNKIAPDQWIRWLSIIKNLGYVGYLSLDQINLLRILKLVKPTPFTAKRVPRLTNWFWFVALIAGLCSDLRNLYTSQRKIAAALVHEEEGPEKSESEKLNTFYNQRFAAFRRLIWDSIDTFIVLNNLQFLRNDESSVALAGVATSVFGLQDLWKATK; this comes from the coding sequence TCTCCTTGTTGAATAAGACAGCCGGTCGGGAGAAGATCTTGAGACTTTTGCAGTACTTAACTAGGTTTTTGGCTGTGCAGTATAAGTCTGGTTTGAGCAGACAATTGCAGGTTGAGTTCGGCACTGTCAGAAAACTTCTAAGGTTCTTCAAGCCACTGAACCACGTTCAAGATGCCGCAAAGTTGTACGATAACAAGATAGCGCCAGATCAGTGGATCAGATGGCTGTCGATAATCAAAAACCTCGGCTATGTTGGCTATCTTTCGTTGGATCAGATCAATTTACTACGTATATTAAAGCTCGTGAAACCCACACCATTTACCGCCAAGAGGGTTCCACGCTTGACCAATTGGTTCTGGTTTGTTGCATTGATTGCAGGTTTGTGCAGTGATCTCCGTAATCTATACACGTCGCAAAGGAAGATTGCTGCTGCCTTGGTTCACGAAGAGGAAGGGCCAGAAAAGTCCGAATCCGAAAAGCTAAACACTTTCTACAACCAGAGATTTGCAGCCTTCAGAAGATTAATCTGGGACTCGATAGATACATTCATCGTCTTGAACAACTTACAATTCCTACGTAATGACGAGTCTAGCGTCGCCCTAGCTGGTGTCGCTACCTCTGTGTTTGGGTTGCAAGATCTCTGGAAGGCTACTAAATAG
- the SPT20 gene encoding Spt20p, with protein MNTGAGYVQNHIKSSDSRSFPSQPQQVPVSSPGISVQQQQRLLYQQRLKQQQQQQLHFEQQIYQLLTTLNRKPKRLYQFKEDPDDLLKKYEQFKPSFEFHIYENNFKICAPANSRLQQHQKTPQNSNDGLILNKNNEVLREFLEYVARGIIPEAIMEVLRDCNIQFYEGCLILQVYDHTNTVDVKQETPASATALNKTPQQNNANTGSLTGTPSNAAAAGSAAVKREYLANNRNGTDPSSVNNSTFNSVNNGIGNNKEKENPGKSFTTLKRPRMYRTLLRPNDLTHYYDMLSYADHTRFPDSMYQQLESEILTLTKRNLNLDTPMNPYANRDLVSDDEFLNPTFNEEKQNWEFPHRKLCTEPFTKGAIDHVELHEELPQHSSTYEQLMLILSEKTTNTTASTLAASLMKKAEASAARKAATSGKTSASPVGVNSNGVAAAAAAVGSGANADAQQFSRLKIIEHWRIEKERRKHQSVNSNMVPSAYNTRISMGNPMSPNRVAQQKGDNQSGNQGSASTTNKKTGVDGEEKPKAKRGRKATKKAADGSAPTPKKRATTKKKAAAAAAAAAAAGTPGST; from the coding sequence ATGAATACGGGAGCGGGCTATGTTCAAAACCATATAAAGAGCTCTGATTCTCGTTCTTTTCCATCGCAGCCGCAACAGGTTCCTGTCTCTTCGCCTGGCATCTCGgtccaacaacaacagagGTTACTTTATCAACAAAGGTTaaagcagcaacaacagcaacaattGCATTTTGAGCAGCAGATATATCAACTATTAACTACGCTTAACAGAAAGCCTAAGAGGTTGTATcaattcaaagaagatcCGGATGACCTTCTAAAAAAATACGAACAATTCAAACCAAGTTTCGAATTTCACATATATGAAAACAACTTTAAAATTTGTGCTCCTGCTAATTCCCGGTTGCAACAACATCAAAAGACGCCTCAGAACTCAAACGATGGTCTtatcttgaacaaaaataatgaagTTTTACGagaatttttggaatatgTAGCAAGAGGAATAATACCAGAAGCCATTATGGAAGTGTTGCGGGATTGTAACATCCAATTTTATGAAGGCTGTTTGATTTTACAAGTGTATGACCATACAAATACCGTTGACGTAAAACAGGAAACTCCGGCATCCGCAACTGCTCTTAATAAAACTCCTCAACAAAACAATGCAAACACGGGTTCATTGACAGGTACGCCATCTAACGCTGCAGCCGCTGGCTCCGCTGCTGTTAAAAGAGAGTATTTAGCCAATAACAGAAATGGTACAGATCCTTCTAGTGTGAATAACAGCACTTTTAATTCTGTGAATAATGGAATCGGTAATAataaagagaaggaaaatccAGGGAAATCATTTACTACTTTAAAACGGCCTAGAATGTATCGGACTTTACTCAGACCTAACGATTTGACACATTATTATGACATGCTCTCATATGCAGACCATACCAGATTTCCAGACTCGATGTACCAACAACTTGAATCTGAAATACTCACTTTAACAAAACGGAACCTTAATCTAGATACACCGATGAACCCATATGCAAACAGAGATCTTGTTAGTGATGACGAGTTTTTGAATCCTACtttcaatgaagaaaaacaaaattggGAATTTCCGCACAGAAAACTTTGTACTGAACCCTTTACAAAAGGTGCTATCGATCATGTTGAACTACATGAAGAACTTCCACAGCATAGCTCTACCTATGAACAATTAATGTTGATCCTTAGTGAAAAGACAACGAATACTACCGCGTCTACTTTGGCTGCatctttgatgaaaaagGCCGAAGCAAGTGCAGCTCGTAAGGCAGCAACTAGTGGGAAAACATCCGCATCACCAGTTGGCGTGAATTCTAATGGAGTTGCTGCCGCTGCCGCCGCGGTTGGGAGTGGAGCAAATGCTGACGCACAGCAATTTAGTAGGTTAAAGATTATAGAACACTGGAGgatagagaaagaaagaaggaaacaTCAGAGTGTGAATTCAAACATGGTTCCTAGTGCATATAATACCAGAATATCCATGGGTAACCCAATGTCGCCAAACAGAGTCGCTCAACAAAAAGGAGATAACCAATCGGGCAATCAAGGCTCAGCATCTACCACGAACAAGAAAACAGGTGTGGACGGTGAAGAGAAACCGAAGGCTAAGAGAGGGCGTAAGGCAACCAAGAAAGCAGCAGATGGATCTGCACCAACACCTAAAAAGAGAGCTACTACTAAAAAGAAGGCAGCTGCTGCAgctgctgccgctgccGCTGCTGGAACCCCAGGGTCAACATAA
- the DCP1 gene encoding Dcp1p, with the protein MSTETLEIYRKALNFNVIARYDPKIKQLLFHTPHATVYKWGDDKWNKLEYQGVLAIYLRDVSDKDVVLPELSSYDDTVTGQQSESHIPHVLTGQDIYNYGLIIMNRINPDNFSLAIAPNSVLNKRRLFDPDNEEVLDPMKVEVRDDLVMIKTLKKEVYGIWVHTPEDRQNIYELIKYLLESEPKDSFT; encoded by the coding sequence ATGTCTACGGAAACGTTAGAAATATACCGTAAAGCTCTGAACTTCAATGTTATAGCGCGTTATGATCCCAAGATCAAACAATTACTATTTCACACGCCGCATGCTACAGTTTACAAATGGGGTGATGATAAATGGAATAAACTTGAATACCAAGGTGTGCTTGCGATATATCTTCGAGATGTCAGTGATAAGGACGTGGTACTACCTGAGTTGAGCAGTTATGATGATACTGTGACAGGGCAACAATCTGAATCTCATATCCCACACGTTTTAACAGGCCAAGATATTTATAACTACGGTTTGATTATAATGAATAGAATTAATCCTGATAACTTTTCTTTGGCCATAGCACCAAATAGCGTtctaaacaaaagaagattgtTCGATCCTGATAACGAGGAGGTATTGGATCCAATGAAGGTAGAAGTAAGAGATGACCTCGTTATGATTAAAACGCTCAAGAAGGAAGTTTATGGAATTTGGGTCCATACGCCGGAAGACAGACAGAATATATACGAACTTATCAAATACTTGTTAGAAAGCGAGCCAAAGGACTCATTCACATAG
- the SDL1 gene encoding L-serine dehydratase codes for MTPLTYKTPLLPFKIEGEPDGPTLLLKYEILQPGGSFKSRGISHLINTTLNSVEGDKSELCVYSSSGGNAGLAAARACETLGVKCVVVVPKSTKQRMVEKIRATGSDVIIHGAHWKEADHYLREVIMKQSTYSKKLYVHPFDNATLWEGHSEMVDEIIDQLSDYSISTERLKGIVCSVGGGGLYSGIITGLERHNLAEKISVFAMETKGCDALNKSLAVKEPVVLDGISSIATSLGSTYICSNGFEKALKYSTKSIALDDQDVLDTCMKFFDQTSILVEPACGASLHVCYHPELLGALNPNDVYVVILCGGSCNTYDEIKSLSKR; via the coding sequence ATGACTCCACTGACTTATAAAACTCCACTTCTACCCTTCAAAATAGAAGGGGAACCTGATGGGCCCACTCTCTTGTTGAAATACGAGATTTTGCAGCCAGGAGGAAGTTTCAAATCGAGAGGGATTAGTCATCTCATTAACACTACGTTGAATTCGGTTGAAGGCGACAAAAGTGAACTCTGTGTTTACTCTAGTTCTGGTGGAAATGCCGGTCTTGCTGCGGCAAGGGCGTGTGAGACTTTGGGTGTAAAATGTGTGGTAGTTGTGCCGAAATCTACTAAGCAACGAATGGTAGAAAAAATAAGGGCAACCGGATCTGACGTTATTATCCATGGCGCACACTGGAAAGAAGCCGATCACTACTTGAGAGAAGTGATCATGAAGCAATCTACATATTCGAAAAAGTTATATGTTCATCCATTTGATAATGCAACCCTCTGGGAGGGCCATTCTGAGATGGTTGACGAAATAATTGATCAATTATCGGACTACAGTATTAGTACTGAGCGATTGAAAGGAATAGTATGCAGTGTTGGTGGGGGTGGGCTTTACAGTGGTATCATAACGGGTTTAGAAAGGCATAATCTGGCCGAAAAGATATCCGTGTTTGCTATGGAGACTAAAGGGTGTGATGCATTGAATAAGTCATTAGCAGTCAAAGAGCCCGTTGTTTTAGATGGAATCAGTAGTATTGCTACTTCTCTCGGATCCACATATATTTGTTCTAATGGATTTGAAAAGGCGTTGAAATATTCTACGAAATCAATTGCTCTGGATGATCAAGATGTACTAGATACATGTATGAAGTTTTTTGATCAAACTTCTATACTCGTGGAACCAGCTTGTGGTGCATCGCTGCACGTCTGCTATCATCCAGAGTTACTAGGAGCTCTCAATCCAAATGATGTGTATGTTGTAATTTTATGTGGAGGATCTTGCAATACATATGATGAGATAAAATCCCTTTCAAAAAGATAG
- the HXT11 gene encoding hexose transporter HXT11 — translation MSSDEKVPSVLSLTDKDNIAVEVESKSSADEVELFHGHKPKDEVLGEVQELVTEFNLGQYEELLKRGALLANDPEELLTDNYTDFERNNIRKELTHPFRSLSRGMIWAALCTSLAAVNFGMDESAVGGAVLGYQKAFHITNPNIQGLTLAAPYLAAGVLTLPFTVYLNKRFGRRFIILISCFIGATGSFMQAFSNGLALLMFARLYLGIGMGLCSSTVPIYTAECAPAVSRGAILMLWQMFIALGVCLGSVFNRAFVEIKGNLSWRLMIGSSCVPPLLTALVVYVPPESPRWLIANGFYEASLKSLLRLRSTEVSGARDFYILYESLKAEHKLSARLTWGQEIVSLFSNIRNRFAVWVSFLGILGQQYGGVNILVSYTATILTNAGIDPITAIAGSIGIGGGCFLSTFLSSQLIDRFGRRTMLLVTLPVEGACLFWLGGVLNVTDNHSRLGAGLASMYLFVLFYGIGIGPISFTLVAETPSITVRMAHSAFAMSVNWLLDFCLTMTWPKMSKSMTTSGGLYFYGAFNIIIWVLTYFTIPETKRFSLEELDEVFKHGVSHFARKKAKSLFRK, via the coding sequence ATGTCGAGCGACGAAAAAGTTCCTAGTGTCTTGTCATTAACTGACAAGGATAATATTGCTGTTGAGGTTGAATCAAAATCATCTGCTGACGAAGTTGAATTATTTCATGGTCACAAACCCAAGGATGAAGTTCTAGGTGAAGTCCAGGAATTGGTCACCGAATTTAATCTTGGACAGTACGAAGAGTTGCTAAAACGTGGTGCTTTGCTTGCAAATGATCCTGAAGAACTTTTGACTGATAATTATACGGactttgaaagaaataatatcCGTAAGGAACTTACCCATCCGTTCCGATCTCTTTCTCGGGGAATGATTTGGGCAGCATTGTGTACGTCATTGGCAGCTGTTAATTTTGGGATGGACGAAAGTGCTGTAGGTGGTGCAGTTTTGGGCTACCAAAAAGCTTTTCACATAACTAACCCAAATATTCAAGGGTTGACGTTGGCTGCACCATATTTGGCAGCTGGTGTATTAACTTTACCTTTCACGGTGTATTTAAACAAAAGGTTTGGAAGAAGGTTCATTATCCTTATTAGTTGTTTTATTGGTGCTACTGGTTCTTTCATGCAAGCATTTTCAAATGGGTTGGCTCTATTGATGTTTGCTAGGTTGTACCTTGGTATTGGGATGGGCCTATGTTCATCCACTGTTCCAATTTATACTGCTGAATGTGCTCCAGCGGTGTCTAGAGGTGCAATTCTTATGCTATGGCAGATGTTCATTGCGTTAGGTGTTTGTCTTGGTTCTGTTTTCAATAGAGCGTTTGTCGAAATCAAAGGAAACCTTTCCTGGAGACTAATGATCGGATCCTCTTGTGTTCCACCATTGCTTACTGCTCTTGTGGTGTATGTTCCACCGGAGTCCCCAAGATGGTTGATTGCAAATGGTTTTTATGAGGCTTCCTTAAAATCTTTATTAAGGTTAAGAAGTACTGAAGTTTCGGGTGCTAGGGACTTCTATATTCTTTACGAATCATTGAAAGCTGAACACAAGCTTTCAGCAAGACTTACATGGGGCCAAGAGATTGTGTCTTTATTCTCTAATATAAGGAACAGGTTTGCCGTATGGGTTTCTTTCCTCGGTATTCTTGGTCAACAATATGGGGGTGTTAACATCTTAGTGTCTTACACAGCTACAATCTTAACGAATGCAGGTATTGATCCTATTACCGCAATTGCTGGTTCAATTGGTATTGGTGGTGGCTGTTTCTTATCTACTTTCTTATCCTCTCAGTTAATCGATagatttggaagaagaacgatGTTGTTAGTAACCCTTCCCGTTGAAGGtgcttgtttgttttggttaGGAGGAGTTTTAAATGTTACGGATAACCACTCTCGTCTCGGTGCAGGTTTGGCATCCATgtatttgtttgtgttATTCTATGGTATAGGTATCGGTCCAATCAGTTTCACGCTAGTTGCTGAAACACCTTCCATTACGGTAAGAATGGCACACAGTGCGTTCGCAATGTCAGTTAATTGGCTCCTAGACTTTTGTTTAACGATGACTTGGCCAAAGATGTCCAAATCCATGACCACATCTGGTGGATTATATTTCTACGGTGCGTTTAATATCATAATTTGGGTCTTGACATATTTCACCATTCCCGAGACAAAGAGATTCTCTTTAGAAGAATTGGACGAAGTCTTCAAACACGGTGTTTCCCATTTCGCTAGGAAGAAGGCCAAGTCGTTGTTTAGAAagtaa
- the MGT1 gene encoding methylated-DNA--protein-cysteine methyltransferase — protein MSSVLVYDFIDSELTNAILIINPLTRSLVFVALGKSKPQLLQDAKLYVKKLKSPSPPGSKYILKNKQILRKEDDSWFQQICSDFLLTLLSPSGKKVEINCEYLSGTEFQKKVWEATKRIPSGTTVSYQSLAKQIGHPTAVRAVASALARNNIAVIIPCHRVIGITGRMSGFRWGIPLKESLLEREKSLV, from the coding sequence ATGTCTTCTGTTCTAGTATATGACTTCATTGATAGTGAATTGACAAACGCTATTCTAATTATAAATCCACTGACTCGAAGTTTAGTATTCGTTGCCCTTGGTAAATCGAAACCACAATTGCTTCAAGATGCTAAATTGTACGTTAAAAAGTTGAAATCACCTTCCCCACCTGGCAGCAAGTACATActaaagaacaaacagatattaagaaaagaagatgactcATGGTTCCAACAAATATGCTCTGATTTCTTACTTACGTTGCTCTCTCCAAGTGGAAAGAAGGTCGAGATTAACTGTGAGTACTTGTCTGGAACAGAATTCCAGAAAAAAGTGTGGGAGGCAACAAAGAGAATACCATCTGGAACTACTGTTTCGTATCAGAGTTTGGCAAAACAAATAGGACATCCAACGGCGGTACGTGCCGTTGCATCAGCCCTAGCTAGAAACAACATTGCTGTCATTATTCCTTGTCACAGGGTTATAGGGATTACTGGCAGAATGTCGGGATTCAGGTGGGGCATTCCTCTGAAGGAATCTCTACTTGAGCGGGAAAAGTCACTGGTATGA
- the PET494 gene encoding Pet494p, whose amino-acid sequence MYVRHCLRTIIRRFSTSPRRRLHWKGGVFNNTIFVQRLQQGYSGNLWRYFNAPGNAFFVTTNIVTLTGMVLYSTACTMSRQASVVDSLENGFPVEKSSVQVSNKNEMPAKLKQVDLLEDETESQILRAPNSYLIKMTLFYLFYSFHVYKQALETGVDVENETLQQLLTNISKIKGDDLELSGAEDAKFYKQWKFEFKSLFRNLSKAQQFHLPKSESFPKDLRNILERLENSPMTYHSDFYEFYQSVNDISQRRLLQLWYYDNSRNFMKKNSFSNERIYEQMVFESSQWNNVLFERYLSILYDPTSHKFKTMFNNSYYNGISSVSLDTMLAILKGLITSNLSNKNDHIVKVVSLLRKNSVVNAKKNLRILLPTDDKQPLLDQIMTPEKRKQTYSAMARNPVALKLLSILGGVTQD is encoded by the coding sequence ATGTATGTCCGCCATTGCCTTCGTACAATAATACGGAGGTTTAGCACTAGTCCACGGAGAAGGCTCCATTGGAAAGGCGGTGTGTTCAACAATACCATATTCGTTCAACGGTTACAACAGGGGTACTCAGGAAATCTCTGGAGATATTTTAATGCTCCAGGCAATGCTTTCTTTGTTACTACAAATATAGTAACGCTTACGGGAATGGTGCTGTACTCGACAGCATGTACGATGTCGAGGCAGGCAAGCGTAGTTGATTCCTTGGAGAACGGATTCCCCGTGGAAAAATCAAGCGTACAAGTctcaaacaaaaatgaaatgcCAGCTAAACTTAAGCAAGTAGATTTACTTGAGGATGAAACGGAGTCACAAATCCTTCGCGCTCCGAACTCATATTTGATCAAAATGACTTTGttctatttattttattcttttcatgtGTACAAGCAGGCACTGGAAACAGGTGTTGATGTGGAAAACGAGACATTACAACAGCTCCTAACTAATATCTCAAAAATCAAAGGAGATGATCTAGAGCTTTCCGGCGCCGAAGATGCAAAGTTTTACAAACAATGGAAGTTTGAGTTTAAATCGTTATTCCGAAACCTAAGCAAAGCTCAACAATTTCATTTACCCAAATCTGAATCTTTCCCAAAGGATTTACGCAATATTCTTGAACGTTTAGAGAACAGTCCGATGACGTATCATTCGGATTTTTATGAATTCTATCAAAGTGTAAATGACATCTCACAGCGAAGACTCTTACAACTCTGGTATTATGACAATAGCCGTAATTTtatgaaaaagaatagtTTCTCGAATGAAAGAATATACGAACAGATGGTGTTCGAAAGCTCCCAATGGAACAATGTACTATTTGAAAGGTACTTGTCAATATTGTACGATCCTACAAGTCACAAGTTCAAGACCATGTTCAATAACAGTTATTACAACGGAATATCTTCAGTCTCTCTGGACACAATGTTAGCTATCTTGAAGGGCCTTATCACATCAAACCTCTCAAATAAAAACGACCATATCGTGAAAGTGGTATCTTTACTACGGAAAAACAGCGTCGTGAACGCCAAGAAAAACCTGCGTATTCTCTTGCCTACGGATGACAAGCAACCGTTGTTAGACCAAATTATGACCCCggaaaaacgaaaacagaCGTATTCTGCAATGGCAAGAAATCCCGTGGCACTAAAACTACTCTCAATCCTAGGAGGTGTCACTCAGGACTAA
- the MSS11 gene encoding Mss11p yields the protein MAGPGVNRKGNSSNSPLDKNQNSDVNHTLKNNQFNNGDASEPFVSDAMAKNSKQLLYAHIYNYLIHNQHFDSAKKFLQEANLPLSKDIPRNSLNGDKLLNSKMLMNSPDTFLLEWWQSLWALNEYVETTPTEQLMSLRPFNDRIVPILPQAPLQEMVGRMGVRPGPNTRNMAPSNIAQQQPMRHMQSPGSAPTPYSANMNSFPIAPATNSFQTIPGSAPPQSDANIMQSPNFYQNLDGLNNGKASFRNTGSLSGPKGRQGKKLSVNNKGIDQASDKDLKNTAKSKQPKSSKAIGNSNASSKVVKPSPPVSQQVQANWNKLQQQQQQQQQQQQQIRMQYQKMMTMMQQQKQQQQQQQQQQQQQQHQHQQQQPQPQHQHQQQHQHQQQHQQHQQQIPNTSVLAGQGDPNDMNTPSQQLTPHQFIQQQRAYENIMKSQQYEESLMKDQPL from the coding sequence ATGGCTGGACCCGGAGTAAACCGCAAGGGCAATTCATCTAATAGTCCACTTGATAAGAATCAGAATTCAGATGTAAACCATACCCTGAAAAACAATCAGTTCAATAATGGAGATGCGTCAGAACCGTTTGTATCTGATGCAATGGCTAAAAATTCCAAACAATTACTTTACGCGCATATTTACAACTACTTAATCCACAACCAGCACTTTGACTCAGCGAAAAAGTTTTTACAGGAGGCCAATCTGCCACTCTCAAAAGATATTCCTCGTAACTCTCTAAATGGGGACAAACTATTGAACTCAAAAATGTTGATGAATTCCCCAGATACGTTTTTATTGGAATGGTGGCAGTCCCTTTGGGCACTAAACGAGTATGTCGAAACAACTCCTACAGAACAACTGATGAGTTTGAGACCTTTTAACGATAGAATTGTACCAATTCTGCCACAAGCTCCCCTTCAAGAAATGGTAGGGAGGATGGGGGTGCGACCAGGGCCTAATACACGTAATATGGCACCAAGTAATATTgcacaacaacaaccaatGAGGCACATGCAGTCTCCAGGTAGTGCACCAACGCCATATTCTGCAAACATGAATTCTTTCCCTATCGCTCCAGCAACAAATTCATTTCAGACAATTCCTGGTTCTGCGCCGCCTCAATCAGACGCAAATATAATGCAAAGTCCAAACTTCTATCAGAACTTAGATGGCCTCAATAACGGAAAGGCTTCGTTTAGAAACACTGGTTCGTTATCAGGTCCAAAAGGAAGGCAAGGAAAAAAGCTATCGGTAAATAACAAAGGGATAGACCAAGCGTCTGataaagatttgaaaaatacTGCAAAGTcaaaacaaccaaagaGTTCAAAAGCAATAGGAAATTCAAATGCATCCTCCAAAGTGGTTAAACCGAGTCCCCCAGTATCACAACAAGTACAGGCGAACTGGAATAAGctacagcagcagcagcaacaacagcagcagcaacaacaacagattCGAATGCAATAtcaaaagatgatgacaATGATGCAGCAAcaaaagcagcagcagcaacagcaacaacaacaacaacaacaacaacaacatcaacatcaacaacaacaaccacaaccacaacatcaacatcaacaacaacatcaacatcaacaacaacatcaacaacatcaacaacaaattcCAAACACCAGCGTACTTGCAGGACAAGGAGATCCCAACGATATGAATACACCTTCCCAACAATTAACCCCACACCAGTTTATACAGCAACAAAGAGCGTACGAAAACATCATGAAATCTCAGCAATATGAAGAATCTTTGATGAAAGATCAGCCATTATAA
- the INP2 gene encoding Inp2p: protein MDIFQGVPFYGQHTSVDFTKMSSSASTPCSISSSNTWSHVRPQIATNYQHLRKLSEWGIEALQDTSPTVVGQERFDSNDVFIDDDYRKDFQFDFQEDTKWEKQVELIMKQLPYGDMDTFIDEFQYEIISSQQLTNSFGSNKYLFNAQKSIMNFTKENDTSLRNNKSKTLPTKYGQLLISGKKYFLQRSVPYIFTMLFVRKTLRKILYKKNLKRSSVISLLMIAVYLALQQEFFHVKYSKYAALMNLRQLNSVLQSMDKLLYRYHLRFKELTIYKPIAITQNHGFGYEDAKSLAVINDILPCALDQLFYRLKISASNILPIINTSQLTSYTSIYNLDLQKLYELMWTTDSLDISEKLERTQYMKKFLLCCLLSINDNIPHQDHEVVSMLDKIFPEYRAETKSDIEKFQIISKELGALRQAISAVLPILHHNKYLLFSLTSEFTGSSSEPQKRDTQINQTLSRLIELQRYLMKQTTICDDVSDHLANELTSLQTIWTEKRMDKSRIRDSKNSKVHHSQKALRPPNQRVFSNGLNLDVVKTNKEHRENAFVLSSAPKLTSLVDVLQIEETGSDIEKDHEEIVYGDENDNSISSNKDLKFSRFTDDQLRYELNQRIQHLAIENKKSRENLRKQKSFELMNRKIENQSKGWIPSESQALFTSEESIPVLFELKQYLNNN from the coding sequence ATGGATATCTTCCAAGGTGTGCCATTTTATGGGCAGCATACTTCAGTAGACTTCACAAAgatgtcttcttctgcgTCAACACCATGctcaatatcatcatctaatACATGGAGTCATGTACGTCCTCAAATTGCAACTAACTATCAGCATCTGAGGAAACTTAGCGAATGGGGAATTGAGGCTTTGCAGGATACTTCTCCAACGGTTGTAGGCCAGGAAAGGTTTGATTCCAATGATGTTttcattgatgatgacTATAGAAAAGATTTCCAATTCGACTTTCAAGAGGATACAAAATGGGAAAAGCAAGTTGAATTAATCATGAAACAACTCCCATATGGTGATATGGATACATTCATTGATGAGTTTCAATATGAGATCATATCCTCTCAACAATTGACCAACTCGTTTGGGTCCAATAAATACCTTTTCAACGCTCAAAAGTCTATTATGAATtttacaaaagaaaatgacacTTCCCTGAGAAATAATAAGTCTAAGACACTTCCAACTAAATATGGACAGCTGCTTATATCGGGTAAAAAGTACTTTTTGCAGAGATCGGTTCCATACATCTTTACCATGCTCTTCGTCAGGAAAACCCTTAGAAAAATCCTttacaagaaaaatctGAAGAGATCGTCCGTTATATCCCTATTGATGATTGCCGTATATCTCGCTTTACAACAAGAGTTTTTTCATGTGAAATACTCTAAGTATGCAGCACTTATGAACTTACGTCAATTGAACAGTGTATTGCAAAGTATGGACAAATTGCTATATCGATATCACCTGAGGTTCAAAGAGTTGACTATATATAAGCCAATTGCAATCACACAAAATCATGGATTCGGTTATGAAGATGCAAAATCTCTTGCTGTAATAAATGATATTCTGCCCTGTGCTCTTGATCAACTATTTTACAGATTGAAGATATCAGCAAGTAATATTCTACCTATTATCAATACATCTCAGTTGACAAGTTACACCAGCATATACAACTTGGATTTACAAAAGCTTTACGAACTTATGTGGACAACAGATTCCCTAGATATCAGTGAAAAATTAGAGAGGACACAAtatatgaagaagtttttaCTGTGttgtcttctttctatCAATGATAATATTCCTCACCAAGATCACGAGGTTGTTAGCATGTTGGATAAAATATTCCCTGAATATCGGGCAGAGACAAAATCtgacattgaaaagttccaaATTATATCTAAAGAACTTGGAGCATTAAGACAGGCAATATCTGCGGTATTACCTATTCTTCATCATAACAAGTATCTATTATTCAGTCTTACTAGCGAATTCACAGGTTCATCATCAGAACCCCAGAAAAGAGATACACAGATAAACCAGACACTTTCACGACTAATAGAACTCCAGAGATATTTAATGAAGCAAACTACGATATGTGATGACGTAAGTGATCATCTGGCAAATGAACTAACATCCTTACAAACAATATGGACAGAAAAACGAATGGACAAATCGCGTATTCGTGATTCAAAGAACTCAAAGGTTCATCATAGTCAGAAGGCACTACGGCCTCCTAATCAAAGGGTTTTTAGCAACGGTCTAAATTTAGATGTTGTCAAAACCAATAAAGAGCATAGAGAGAATGCTTTTGTTTTAAGTTCGGCTCCGAAACTCACCTCTTTAGTTGATGTATTGCAAATTGAAGAGACTGGATCTGATATTGAGAAAGACCACGAAGAAATAGTATATGGTGACGAAAATGATAACTCGATAAGTTCCAATAAGGATCTAAAATTTTCTAGATTTACGGATGATCAACTACGGTACGAATTAAACCAACGAATACAACATCTGGCAATCGAGAATAAGAAAAGTCGAGAAAACTTAcggaaacaaaagagtTTCGAGCTGATGAACAGAAAGATAGAAAATCAGAGCAAGGGCTGGATCCCATCTGAATCTCAAGCTCTGTTCACCTCAGAAGAGAGTATTCCAGTTCTTTTCGAGCTAAAACAATACCTGAACAATAATTAA